The genomic stretch TTAGCAACACACTGTCAAGTCTTTCCGCGTAATACCAATCGATCCGCACGGCATAACGGAACACGTTTCCATGCCATTCGAGACGGCATACTTCCTGCTGATAATAAATCCAAAAGATCACTACTGGATGACACTAGGCTTTGACACCTTCAAAATACGATATTATGGTACTAAAAAAGATAAATTACTTAAGGACAAACTTGAACCAAGAAAAAAAATTGCGCACAACGTATCAAGAACTGCGCAGATTACCCGAAACGGATCGGACACAGAACAAAAATTACTATTGCGCACTGGAGTAGCGCCAATCACGATGTGGGAAAAAGCCATAAAATTTAGGTGATAACAGACAATCTGAGGCAGAATTTGTAAAAGAACTTGTTTTTTCAGATCCGGAAATCGAACATTTGTGAAGCAATTATGAATACAAAAACTCAAAGCGTGAAACATCAGAACAAGACTTTTCAGACAAAAGGTTTTTCTTTGGTTGAAATACTTGTAGTTATTGCGATAATAGGGATTCTAGCGGGGATTTCCGGTATAGCTTTAATGAAATGGCTGCCCGAGGCCAATCTGAAGCGCGCCGCGCGAACCATAGTGAGCATGTGTCAGGATGCACGAGTAGAGGCCATCAAGCGAAACCAGCGGATCAATTTCAATTGCGACAACGTGACAAACACATGTGTCGTTTCGTTCACCAACGGCACGGCACTCAGGCAGTTTGACCTCTCGACCATCGGGAGCGGAGTACACCTTTCAAATTCCTTGAATACTACATTCAGCAGTAGAGGCAGAGCTCTCAATGCAGGGACCATCCCCATAGCGAACAACGCTGCTTCAACTCTGTCCATTACAGTGCGGACATCAGGAAGCATAATAACAAACTAGGCGGTGTACTTTCGTATGTCCAAGAAAATAAACCAGTCAGGAATGACCCTAGTGGAATTACTGGTGGCTATGGTCATGATGGGGATAGTAATCACGGGGGTATATAACCTGTTCCGCGTTCATAACCTTATGGCCGCGAAACAGGAAGAAACGACACTCATGCAGCAGGAGCTCCTGTCGGCTATGGTGCAAATGGCCGAGGATTTGAGGATGTGCGGATATAAAGCTACCAGCGGTCCTGCAAACGGATTTGATGAAAATGAAACAAATGCGACGTCTGTTCGCTGCACCAGGGATCCGGCGCCAGATGGCAGCACTCAAATAGGATATATCTTGATGCCAAACAACACCATTGACTGGCTAAACGCATCTTCAGAGTGGGTTACAGCTGCGGAAAATATAGCTGATCTTAACTTTGTCTACAGAAATAGCAACGGAACAATTCTTGATCCTATCAACACGACAAATGTAGAAGATATAAGATTTATTGATATTACGATCGTAGCCGCAGCATCCGTAGAAAGATCCGGGATGAACATTCCCAACCGTTTCATGAACACACGCGTGTATTGCCGAAATATGGGGCTATAAAAACATGCTGCTTAAAATAAAACTTTCATCATCTCAGCACATGAAGGGCTTTACTCTTGTTGAAGTCCTCGTAGCTGCGGCTGTTCTGGCTATAGGCCTTCTTTCAGTTGTCACCATGATTTCCAGATCCACTATTCAAGATAGCCGCGCATACCACATGACACATGCCAGCCTGATAATAGAAGACTTCATAGAAAACGCTACTCGCGCACAGTACGCAGCAACCACTTTTAACAGTCTTTCCAACGCTACGGTCAACACTGTCATCTCAGGAGTTGCATATACAATGAACTGCGGAATCCAAGAGTCTACGCCTCTGAACAGATGCAAAGAAATGACCTGCACCGTGAACTGGAACAACAAAGGCATCCAAGCGAGTACATCGTATGTATACGTCTTTTCCCCCAAGTATTGAGACTAAACGGCCTCAATCAGGCTCTGCCTTGGTCGTGGCGATTATTGTGCTGGCGATCCTCGCCGCGCTAGGAATAGCAGCCCTTGATGTTGCGGACCTAAATCTATTCACCGCAGCCAATGACCGCGACACCCGTGAAGCTTTTTTTCATGCAGATTCCGGGGTCAATATTGGCCATGTGTTTTTGGGACAGGCCATCGATGATACAAATTCCACCTTTTACGACGACGGAACCAACTCGACCAATGCAAATTTTTGGGGCAACAGTACGGGTTTTGGCGCTTCCCCACCTGCTGATCCTTTGAAATATTTTGCCCAGGGCACCATGGCCACGCTCATCCGCACGGGGTGGCTGGACAATGGCGTACTCGAAGGCTCCGCCATGCAGATCGGAGCAGGCTACGAGGGCGCAGGGAAGGGTGCGGCCAGTGGTGGAACATTCACTAATTACCTCATCCGCGCACACAGAGAGGGTCGCCGCAATAGTCAAGCAACTGTAGACTTGGGCTGGCGATATATTAATAGATAATTATGACGAAGTAGAGGAGAATCTGTATGTTTTTTTCAAAGGGTCTCATCATAAGCTTATTTTTAATATTATCAGCACCTGCTTATGCTCAGCAACATCTACAATTTGTAAAAACAGAATATGTTTGCTTTACAGACGGATACTTATTGCACGAAAACGGGAAATGGTTTGTCACCAGCAGCGCAGAGGACCGACAGATTCCTCTGCTCGAAAATACAATAATTTATGGCTGTGACGAAGAAATATTCAAAATCCCGATCCCTAGCAGATTCTCAGGATACCCAGTAACTAGTATCAGCTGCGATAAAAATATGTCAGTCGAAGGAGGTTACTATGTCCGTGAAGCGCAAATTCCTTGTAACTAATATTTTTTTACTTATTGCACTGTTTTTTTACGCGACATATGCGTTCTCATACGTGGCCACTGACTTCAACTGGATCCCCCCTTTTTTGACAAAGGACGAAAAACCAACAGTTCACATACTAT from Desulfomicrobium macestii encodes the following:
- a CDS encoding PilW family protein, translated to MSKKINQSGMTLVELLVAMVMMGIVITGVYNLFRVHNLMAAKQEETTLMQQELLSAMVQMAEDLRMCGYKATSGPANGFDENETNATSVRCTRDPAPDGSTQIGYILMPNNTIDWLNASSEWVTAAENIADLNFVYRNSNGTILDPINTTNVEDIRFIDITIVAAASVERSGMNIPNRFMNTRVYCRNMGL
- a CDS encoding type IV pilus modification PilV family protein, with translation MLLKIKLSSSQHMKGFTLVEVLVAAAVLAIGLLSVVTMISRSTIQDSRAYHMTHASLIIEDFIENATRAQYAATTFNSLSNATVNTVISGVAYTMNCGIQESTPLNRCKEMTCTVNWNNKGIQASTSYVYVFSPKY
- a CDS encoding GspH/FimT family pseudopilin yields the protein MNTKTQSVKHQNKTFQTKGFSLVEILVVIAIIGILAGISGIALMKWLPEANLKRAARTIVSMCQDARVEAIKRNQRINFNCDNVTNTCVVSFTNGTALRQFDLSTIGSGVHLSNSLNTTFSSRGRALNAGTIPIANNAASTLSITVRTSGSIITN